A segment of the Cygnus atratus isolate AKBS03 ecotype Queensland, Australia chromosome 28, CAtr_DNAZoo_HiC_assembly, whole genome shotgun sequence genome:
gggggggggggggctggggtctggctggggGGTCTGTGTCCTTGGGTGCTCATGGCTGTCTCTGTGTGCTCCTGTGTCTGTGTGTTCCCGTGTCCATGTGCATCCATGTCCGTGCGTGTGCATCCTTTTCCCTGCTCACCTGTGTCCATGTGCATGTGCATCCATGGCAGCGTGCACACCTGACCACGGATGCTGGAGTTTGTGCATTCCCGTGTCCGTGTGCACGCACATCCATGGGTGTCCACACACAGGCACGTATGTGATTGTCTGGGTGCCTTTGTGCATGGGTGTCATGTCCATGTGCACCCATGTTCACCCACATCCGTGTGCTCCCACATCCGTGTGCTCCCACATCCATGTGTTCCCATGTCTGCGTGTTCCCATGTCTGCGTGTTCCCATGTCTGCGTGTTCCCATGTCTGTGTGCCCATGTCCCCAAGGATCTGTGTCCACGTATGCCTGTGTCCTCGGGTGCCCATGTCCACGTGCAGCCGTGTCCCTGTGCTCCCCTGTCCCCGTGTGCCTGTGTCTGTGTGCACCCTGCCCGTATCTGTCTGCAGCTGTGTGCGTGTCCACGTGCACACGTGTCTGCATGTTCCCGTGTCTGTGTGCACCCATGTCTGTGTGTGTCCCTGTGCACCCATGTCCCTGGGCACCTGTGTACCTGTGTCCCTGGGCATCTGTGTCCCTGGGAACCCATGTCCCTGTGTACCTGTGTCCGTGTGTACCCATGTCCGTGTGTACTcatgtccctgtgtccccgtgtccctgcgTCCCCACGCTGAGGGTGCCGTCTCTCCCGCAGGACGTGCTCCTGGCGACCTTCTGATCCGTAGCCTGTCCGAGGTGCACGCTGGCGTCTACCAGTGCCGTGTCACCAACCGTGTGGGCTACGCCGTGTGCCAGATCAACCTCGGCCTCTCACCAAGTAAGTGCCACcacggggggggagggggggggtaACACGcacgggcagggggctgccgggggctggCTCCGTGCACCGGGGTGCCACCGGCGGTGCGGTGATGTGGGGACAGCCGGCGGAGAGGCCGGCGGTGACAGGCTGTGCTCCCGCGGCAGGAGGCGGAAGACAGGCGGGCATCATCGTGGGCTCCATCCTgggctccctcctgctcctcagcctgctggGGCTCCTCATCTGGGCCCTCATCTGCCGCTACCGCCGCAAGGAGTGCCAGCGGACCTGCAGCGACTGCAGGtgagggacatggggacgtggggacagggTGGGCGCCAGCCGGGCCAGCAGGGTCCAATGGATGCCgctgggcacagctggggaCTGCtgggacccatgggtgcagcTGGGGACCCATGGGCATTGCTGGTGCCACCAGGCACCGATGGCCACCACGGGTCACCTGTGGGTGCCACCTGACACAGGTGGGGACTGAGGGGCACTAGTGGGTGCCAGCAGGCTCCGATGGGTGCCAGTGGGCACCGATGAGCACCGAAGGGTGCTTTTGGGTGCCACAGGTGGCACTGATGGcagccagcagggtgctggggtgggtgctgctgagcaTCAGTGGGCACCGAGAGGTGCCACTGGCCCTGACGAGCAGCAGTGGGTGCTGATGGGTGCCAGCGGGCGCTGCTGGGAACCTGCGGGCACCTTTGGGTGCTGATGGGTgcctggcggggggggggggggggggcggctcccCTCTGCCACCATCCGCAGGAGCAGCACGGGCGGCACCATGACCCGCGCCTGCAACGTGTGCGCCCACCACAGCTACTCGCCCCACGGCATCAGCTACATGCAGTGCCAGCACGGCGACGGCGACGAGCGGGCGGCTGCCCTCATGTGCAACGACGGCATCCGGCACCAGGTCACCTGCCCGGCTCTGTAACCTCCCCCCCCCACGCCGGCCCCACGCGCCCCCGATTCGGCTCAATGTGTGtgtacgggggggggggggagagcccccgccagccccggcgCGGGGCTGCGCTGCCGGAGCTCGCCGCGAAAATCGAAGTGGGGACCTCGgctcccgcccccccccttCCCGAAACAGCCACGACCTCCGAGCAAAAGTCGCCGTTTGGGTTCATCGTTCTCCTTTTGgagctgaatatttttttttgttttatttcgttttttggccattttttttttttgtatctcccccgccccatccccatccccagcgATATTTATTTTGTGCCTGCTCGGTGCAGGGCAGCCACGtgccaaccccccccccccaaaattgcCTCTGGCCCGGCGCCGCGGGCGCCCCAGGATTGGCTTCAGCAATTTTGCCTTTATTCGAGACGAGACGCCATTGTTGGCACCAGGATTCGAAGTTTGGGGAAAcgaaccaaaaaaaaaaaaaaaaagaaagaaagaaaagaaaagaaagaaagaaaaaaaaaaggaaaaaaaagaaaaaagaaaaaaggaatcgagaaaagaaataaaccaaagTGAACCAAGTGCGGCCCCGTCATGTTTTCCCGGGGGGGTTATGGGGTGGTGTTGATTTTCAGGCGTGGGACCGGTGACACGAGCTCATTATGGGATGGGAGGTTGAAAGCTGCCATTGTTGGTGCCAGGGGACCTGCACGGTGGTGGCAGCGCCCATCCCAATGTCCCGGTGTGGCTGCTGCTGATGCAACCCCagagcacccatgggtgctctCTGGGGTGCCCCAcgccagggcaggcaggggcaggggccaGTGACAGCTCAGGGACAGCTTTGGACGGGGAGTGGGGTGGCCTCAGAGGGCCTGCAGGCAGGATGCCCTAACCCTAAACCCCGTAATCCTCACCTTAAACCCCAGCCTGACCCTAAGGCTGCCCCGCGCCCCGTGTAACAATAACCCCtgccctaaccctaaccctaaccctaaccctgaccctaaccctaaccctgaaTCGAGCCCTAACCCTaaatctaaccctaaccctgaaTCTAACCCCAATCCTGactctaaccctaaccctgaaTCTAACCCCAATCCTGACTCTAACCCTAATCCTGTCCCCAGGACtggggatgggacaggatgggacaggatgggagaggacaggacaggactggaggggacaggacaggacgggacaggacgggatgggatgggatgggacaggacagGCCGGGACAGGACAGGACCGGAGGGGACAgacgggatgggacgggacgggcaGGTCAGACCGGCCCCACCGCGGTGTCATGGGGCAGGGGCAGAAAGTCTGGTCCTGGACAAAGGCTGGGGCAGGCGGAGGTGGCCATAAAAGCGCGGCGGAACAAAGGCGGCCGCGGCTGCTTCGTGGCCGGGCTGCCTGCAGCGGTGGCCCCACTCCAGAGGCCGTCTGCGTCCTTGCATCGCCCTCGCCAGCCGCCGGCGTGCCAAAGACAGCCGGGTGGGCGCTGTGCCCGGCTCGCTGCCCGGCTCCAAGCCCCTGAGGCGCAGCCGGgcctgggggggtcccagggatgggggggggacaGCCCTGGCTGGGGACTGTGGGCTTCACCTGGCACCGTGGTGCGGCGTGGCACGGCATGGTACGGCACCGAATGGCATGGCATGACacggcatggcatggcacagcatggcacggcacggcatggcatggcacagcaccaaatggcatggcacggcacggcatggcacggcaccGAATGGCATGGCATgacatggcatggcatggcacagcatggcacggcacggcatggcatggcacagcaccaaatggcatggcacggcacggcatggcacggcaccgaatggcatggcacggcacggcatggcatggcacagcaccaaatggcatggcacggcacggcatggcacggcaccGAATGGCATGGCATgacatggcatggcatggcacagcatggcacggcacggcatggcatggcacagcaccaaatggcatggcacggcacggcatggcacggcaccgaatggcatggcacggcacggcatggcatggcacagcaccaaatggcatggcacggcacggcatggcacggcaccGAATGGCATGGCACGACacggcatggcatggcacagcaccaaatggcatggcacggcatggcatggcacaacacagcatggcatggcacagcaccaaatggcatggcacggcatggcatggcacaacacagcatggcatggcacggcaccGAATGGCATGGCACAAcacagcatggcatggcacggcaccaaatggcatggcacggcatggcatggcacaacacagcatggcatggcacggcaccaaatggcatggcacggcatggcatggcacaacacagcatggcatggcacagcaccaaatggcatggcacggcatggcatggcacaacacagcatggcatggcacggcaccGAATGGCATGGCACAAcacagcatggcatggcacggcaccAAATGGCATGGCACGGcgtggcacagcacagcacggcacggcacagcacggcacggcagAGCATGGCACGccatggcatggcacggcacagcaccgcagggcacggcacggcacggcttgGCATggtgcagcccccccggccaTTTACACCCCCCCCAAGGTCCCCAAGACCCAGCCCTGAGCTCCCCAAGGGGGCTCCACGGCACCATCACCCACGGCACCCCGCGGGGGTGGCCCCGCCCCTCCAGCGTTGGCCACGCCCATTCCATCATGGCCACGCCCCCTTCGGTCTTGGCCGCGCCCCTTCACCGCGGCCGCCAGGGGGAGCGcacggcccggggggggggtcacgTGGTGGCGGTTGCTAGGAGACGGCGGACGCGGCGGATGGCGGCCCGCTACGGGGCGGGgcaggtgggggggggcggaggggtaAAAGGGGGGGATAGGGGGGTAACGGGGGGcaaagggggggaaggggggagtAACAGGGGGTAACGGGGTAAAGGAGGGGTAGTGGGGGTAACGGGGGGGTAACGGGGGGTAAAACCGGGGGTAAACGGGGGTAACGGGAGGGGTAACGGGGGTAAAGGAGGGGTAAAGGGGTGTAACGGGGGGTAACGGGGGGTAACGGGGGGGTAACGGGGAGTAAACGGTGGGTAAAGAGGGATAACGGGGGGGTAATGGAAGGTAACAGGGGGGTAACGGGGGGTAAagagggggtgagggggggtAACGGGGCCGGTCTCTcagcggccccgctccccccgcagTACGAGGACGCCTTCAGCGCTCCCCGCCTGCAGAACTGGGAGGTGCCGCAGCCGGGCCGGCAGGTAACGGGGTACCCCcaccccccactccccccacccCGAACCCGGCCAACGGggccaccgccccccccccccccgccacggCCCCTCCTGGCGTCCCCAGTTCCCCTCCCCAaccccagccgccccccccaacccccccccaaccccccccccccccccccagccccccctccccaattcccaaccccccccagaccccccccccccccgcccgctccccccccagcgcccctcGCCGCGGGACGGCTCCACGCAGATCCTGGCCGACGACCGCGGCCACCTGCTCCCCTCCGTGCCCCGCTCCCAGGTGAgtgccgcagcccccggcccccccccacccacccccccccaccccgggcaCGGcaccccgcgccccccccccgcgcccccatCCCGTCCCCCCCGTTCCTCCTTCCAGGCCTCCCCCTGGGGCACGTTTCTGGGGACGTGGGACATGCCGCCGAGGATCCCCCCCGCCAAGCTGAACCTCACGGCACgctcggccgccgccgccgcccgcctcaCCGGCTGGCTCCGCGCCTCCGCCGCCCTCACCGGCGCCTGCAACGGCCTCCGGGCCGAGGTCACCGGCAAGGTGGGTGCCCCTCGGCGGCGGGGGGCCTGGTCCCCCGGGGTGACGCACACCGGGCCCCCTCGCttcgggggggctgggggaggattTTCCGGGCTGGGAGCTGATTTTGGGGGGCGTTTTGCGCGGTctgggtgggaaggggggggcGGGCGCAGAGCCGGAGCTGCGGGGGGACGGTGCGGGGGGGGGACCTCTCTCCTCCCGCGGGATGCTGCAGGCAGgtccccccccacctccccacccGGTGCCACCGTCTCCCCTGGGCACAgggctccccgcggccccccgaAGCCAGGCTCGTGCTCCCGCTGCTGGCCGGGTGCCTGGGGCCGTGGCGGCGCCGGCAGGAGGAGCTCCCAGCCCAGAGAAAACCTCAGAGCACCGGGGCtgatgctgagctgctcccagaGCCCCCTTTTCCAGCAGCCGCAGCACCTCGATCCCCTCTGAGCCCCTCACCCCTCTCCACCACCCCTCATCCCTGTGTTTGTGAGCAGGGTGTAACGCAAATCCCCCTCGTGCAGCCCCAAGAGCCTTGGCCAGACGCGGGCACCTCCGAGGAGCCTTCGAGGACCGGCCGGGGGCCTGGCGAGGATCCCCAGGGTGCTCAGCCCTCTCCCAAATCGCCGCTGGAGGAGCAGCCCGGCAGCGACTGCCGTAAGCCCGGCCTCGTGGACGTCCGCGCGGAGCGGGACGCGTCGCCGGAGCCACCGGCTTCGTGCCAGCCTCGCGGCGAGGACGAGCAGGGGGCAGGGAGCCCAGCCGGGGTCCTGagctccccgcagcccggcctGGGGGGTCTCGGGGGTGTCACCGCACCCCAAATCCCGGCCTCAGCCACTGTGAGGGAGGCTGGGCCGCAGGGAAAGGGAGCGGCATGGCCGCACCGGGGGCTTTGAGCCGTCTGGGCTCTCCTCGGcccctctcctgcagctcccgcgAGCCCGTTCCCAGCAGAGATCCAAAAAGCACCCGGGGGAGGGCAGGAGAGCGCTTCACAGAGCACCGAGCGAGGCCGGTGCCGAGCGGTTGTGTTTTGACAGCAATTGGAAAAATagaggttttaaaaaaacaccataaaactCCCGCTGTTTGGTTTCGGGGGCCGCGCCCTCCCCATGCCGTGTCTCTGCTCATCCCCCGTATCGGCGTCTCGTTCCGTGGTGTttcacctgcagctcctggtgctcagcaccacaaACCCCGTTACCGTCGGGTTTCATGCACTGCCCACCAGCAGGGAAcgggggcagcagggacagatCCTGCGCCGCTGGCAGGAGGGACGTAAAGCCTGCGAAGCGCGGCCCGGAGGCACAGCGAAGGCTGAACTTCGTTAGCAGCTGGCACGCCCGACAGAACAGCTCATTAGCAAGCAGAAGTGGCTTCCGAATAAAAGCCGCTTCAGCAACTGCGGGAAGTAATGGGTTTAAAGCTAAAATACAGCCGTTTTCACCCAGAAAAttgctcctgctggggcacgGAGCTGTACTGAAAGGGATTCGGCAGCGCGTCCCCTCCCTCTGCCGCGCTGACAGCAGAGAGGTTCCTCATCTGGTGCTCGGATGCCTCCTGCTAATTAAAGGTTGGTCGGCTCCGCCAGGCAGGCGAGAGGCCGGgcgggagggaaggggctggaggtAAACGCAGCAGCCCCGGCTGGTTCTTTATCAGGGCAGCTCCCCCCCCGCAAGCCCGCAGAGAGCAGATGTTCCCCATAAAGCCGACGTCTGGCCGGATGCTGAGCACGGGAAGGAGGCCGAGACCCTCGCTGGGACGGAAAAGCGAGGCAGAGCTCCTCTCTGTGCCGGCCTCTTCGCAAAGCAAACCTTAAAACCGGGCAGACTGGAGCAAAAAGCTGCGCTCCGAGCGCGGGCGTCCCAAACAAACACGGCCCAGGTAGGAAATTCCTTTCTGCTGGGCTGGCAGCGCTCCGCGAAGCAACCCCTCAGCCAAACTCCAAAGTTCAGGCGCTACACCTGGCTCTACAAACACAGCCAAGAGCTTGTTTTTCCAtcccagcttctctgggaagcTGCAAGTCCCTCAACCTCAGAGCAAaccctccccttctcctctgaCTCCCCGGTTAAGAGCCGAGCCCAAACACGTGTGAGGGATCGAGGCTGCTTTATTGCAAAGGTGGGCGATGAAGAAGCGCTGAGCCGACAGCCGCTGGCAACACGCGCCGGGAGAACCTCGGCCCTCCCGGGCACGCCGCTGACAGAGCAACTTCCCAACGGGAAAACTGGACGTGGCAGGGGCTCCGGAGCCCCCAAATCTGGCTGAATTAGAACAATTTCAACGGCGAGGAGTCGGGATTGAGCACCGCGGTGGCACGCGGGCGGCCCAAACGTCCCCTTCCCCGCGCGGGTGCTGGCGTTGGCAGCTGTGCCCGCTctccctcccctggcacaggctgccctcAATGCGGACGGTTGTCCTGCGCCGAGCCTACACGCGTGCTGCCGGCCTCCCCGAGCCCACTCGGAGCCGCGGGGACACAGATCCAGCATTGTCCCAAGCTCGGGGACagggcagagaaaagaaacGCCCTGGAGTTTGCTCGGGTTAAGTCCGGCAGCTCTCAGGAGTGCGACGCCGCAAGCACGAGACCCCCAcgtcctgtcccccccccccctgccgCAACGAGGCAGCCAGCTGGGCGCAGCGCTTCGCCTGGGCTAAGGAAAAGCAACTCTGATCATCCGCGAGATTCGTCAGCAGGGGAAGCGCCCCCTCCCCCAAAGGCTTCTAGTGACTCGGGAgtctgtgtcccccccccggcctccctcTCCTCGTGCATCCCCAGGTGGGCCAGGACGGAACAAATCTTCCAAAAACCGGGAGGCCGTCGACCGGGAGGAGCCTTCACAGGGCCGCGAGCCCCGCCGAGGAGAGCAGGGTCAAGACCAGGACCAGCAGCCCGGACTGCTGGACCTGGCTGAGCTTGAAGCCCTTCCCCAGGTCCCACGCCTGCGGGGAGAGAAGAGACAGCGGAGTTAGCACACCGGGACACGGACAGGCCCTCGCGGGGCTGTGCCAGACACAGGTGGAGAGGCACTGCCCTGGTAAAAACCagcaaaaccaccccaaaaacCTGCCTCTAGATTACGGGCTACAAACAGGCACCAGCATCTGTCACTGCAAGGAAACGGGCAGGGGTCTCCGGGCTGTGCCGGAGGAAGctgatcccccccccccccccccagcagcaaaGCCGCCCGGGAGCTCTCCCTAATCCCCCGCAGCCGCAGCGCGCCAGGTTCGCTTcccaagcagcagctgctctccgCTCGCTTCTCTCCTGCTGACAGAAATAGGTTACAGAGCACGGCGCAGAGCTGAGGCCGCGCCGACAGCCCCGGGGCAGAGCCGAGCAGGGGGGGACCAGCCTCGGCTCCCAGCGCGTCCGCGAGCACCTCTGGGGGACGCTGAAAAGACCCCCTGGGTGCTGCGGACGGGTTCCCATCTCCCCCCTGATTTTGGCCGGTGCGAGCCGGGTGGCCGAGCGCAGCCGTGGAGCCGCCAACCCGAACCCGCTCCCTGTTTATTCCCTTTGCATCATCGCTGTGCTGCGCTGCCGGGGGCTAGCGCCGCTGGTTTCGTTCTGCGACGATTTAATTGGCAGCCTAATTTATACGTGCAGTCAGAGGCTTCCAGCACGCGTTCAGTTCACGATGCTCCGAGCACGGAGCCGCTTACGACTGCTCCATTTGCCCACCAGCATCTCCGAGCGCTCGCAGAGCGGGTACCGAGCACCCGCGGCGCTGCCGGTCGGCCCCGAGGACCCCGGCAGCGGCTCCTCCCGCAGCACACGGCCGCTGCGCACCCCGGCAGCCTGGCCGGGAGCTGCCATGAGCGCCTCGCGAcggctgctgctgggtgcaggaCACGAACGGCACCAAGCAGCTTCGGCGCCGTCAGCACCCGCGGCGTGAGCCCGCGTCTCCGCACGTGCCGCCGCCCGCAGCAGGAGGATCGTGTCACGCTCCGGGCCAGCTGCTTTTGCAATTTGCTGCCCTAAAACCAAAGCtagctggagctgcagaaacacagagtCAGCTCCAAAAAGCAGCACGTCTGGTACTCTTCCCAGCGAGGAGCCCTCAGCTCTCCAGCTCCCCCTCCTTCGTCAAACACAGGAAGCTCGGCTGAGCAGAGCCGCCTGTTCCACTGCAGCCCGGGGCAGACGCCACGGGTTATTTTCCGTCACCAGTCCTCTGTGCTGTGTCTTCTGGGCTCGTTAAATAGCTCAGCGTTACttaggagcaggaggagggggggatAACGAGCAAAGGGGGGGCACTTCTGCCTGCACGGCCCCGCGGagcaggggatgctgcagctgcctgcgcCGCCCCGTGAAGCATCCGCGTGGCGCTGCTCTTTGCGACTTAAACGTACCCCAAAATAGCTCAGAGGTGATTAATTCTCGTTTCCGAGGGCACCTTCTCAGACTGCACACCCGGagctcccacagcagcagcggcagcaccagcagcttcCCCCCCCTCACTCCCCTGGGCGCACCGGGAGCCCACTCACCAGGTGCCGGATCCCATTCCAGGTGTGGTAGGAGAGGGGGAAAGCCAGGGCGAACTTAGCGGAGTAGATGAGAGCAGGGCCCAGGCTGAGCGACTTCACCACGGCCAGGTAGTGGGGAAACTGCTccgggagcagcagggcagccaggcTGAAGAGGGAGACGCCTGCAGGAGACAAAGCCCGCGGGTGAGGCCGGCGGCAGCGGCCCCGTGCTGTCCCCAAAGacccaggcacgcagcagcaccCTTGGTGGAAGCCCGAGGCCCCAGAAGCGGAGCCCCGGGCTCAGGAGCTGTGCTTGGGAGCAGCTCTGCGCCCGTTTATTTCCTGCGCTTAAGAGCAGCTCCAGCCAAATCTGCCTGCCCGGCCACAAACCCCACACAGCAAGGGATGCTCCTGCTGGTCACACACGGGGCCACCTCTGTGCCCCTGGTTTGGGGACAGGGCCTGAACCAAACaatcagcagaggaaggagcgAGAAGGCCTCTCCTGCCTGGCGGCAGCCGTGCCGTGACAACGCACCCCGGGGTGCCGAGGGCTCCAAGCGGGGGCAGCAACGCCCTGAGGGTGGGTCCTGCAGCGGGGCTGCGCCACTCACACAACACCCGGCAGGAGCTCGGGCAACGGCAGCGACACCAGCCCAAAGTCAAGGTTAAAGGGACGAGCGAGGCGGGAACCGCGGGGTGGCGGCCCTTCAGCAACGCCCTCGGGTCCACGTCTCAGGACAGGAGGCCCGGGCTGCCCCGAGCAGGCGtcagcaggagaggcagcagccgAAGAGACAGCGTGCCATGAGCGGCCGCGGGACCCGCTGCGCCTTCCCCTCCTCGTTTCCAGGCCAGGAGGGCTTTCTCCAGACGGTGCTGCCAAAAGAACGGGAGCGGTCGCAGCGAGCCGCCAGCCACGTCGCGAGCTCAATAGCGCCCGGTTGCAGCGCCGCACGCACGCTCGGGCGCCTCGGCTGAGGCCGGCGCGAG
Coding sequences within it:
- the SDHC gene encoding succinate dehydrogenase cytochrome b560 subunit, mitochondrial, with translation MAALALRCVGRRCLLARLGPGFPVRHVVPMATTAKEEMARFWEKNTKSSRPLSPHVTIYKWSLPMAMSIMHRGTGVALSLGVSLFSLAALLLPEQFPHYLAVVKSLSLGPALIYSAKFALAFPLSYHTWNGIRHLAWDLGKGFKLSQVQQSGLLVLVLTLLSSAGLAAL
- the CFAP126 gene encoding protein Flattop isoform X1 produces the protein MAARYGAGQYEDAFSAPRLQNWEVPQPGRQRPSPRDGSTQILADDRGHLLPSVPRSQASPWGTFLGTWDMPPRIPPAKLNLTARSAAAAARLTGWLRASAALTGACNGLRAEVTGKPQEPWPDAGTSEEPSRTGRGPGEDPQGAQPSPKSPLEEQPGSDCRKPGLVDVRAERDASPEPPASCQPRGEDEQGAGSPAGVLSSPQPGLGGLGGVTAPQIPASATVREAGPQGKGAAWPHRGL
- the CFAP126 gene encoding protein Flattop isoform X2; the encoded protein is MAARYGAGQYEDAFSAPRLQNWEVPQPGRQASPWGTFLGTWDMPPRIPPAKLNLTARSAAAAARLTGWLRASAALTGACNGLRAEVTGKPQEPWPDAGTSEEPSRTGRGPGEDPQGAQPSPKSPLEEQPGSDCRKPGLVDVRAERDASPEPPASCQPRGEDEQGAGSPAGVLSSPQPGLGGLGGVTAPQIPASATVREAGPQGKGAAWPHRGL